A portion of the Halococcus hamelinensis 100A6 genome contains these proteins:
- a CDS encoding ferritin-like domain-containing protein has product MSVSQPVASDHQLARLLQIAMVLEEVVEARANQHHQSFEADLDPEVEALLDHAAAESADHRDRLSALIDELDAEQIPFDQISPLVAQHYDHDRDTDGVLYDQLANEETAYKFYDDLIGAIESSEATFSIEHDRLVETLAGIRAEEADGAENVTKLMEARE; this is encoded by the coding sequence ATGAGCGTCAGCCAACCGGTGGCCTCGGACCACCAGCTCGCACGCCTGCTCCAGATCGCGATGGTGCTGGAGGAGGTCGTGGAGGCACGCGCCAACCAGCACCACCAGTCGTTCGAGGCGGACCTCGACCCCGAGGTCGAGGCGCTGCTCGACCACGCCGCCGCGGAGTCCGCGGACCACCGCGACCGGCTCTCGGCGCTCATCGACGAGCTCGACGCCGAGCAGATCCCGTTCGACCAGATCTCGCCGCTGGTGGCCCAGCACTACGACCACGACCGCGACACCGACGGTGTCCTCTACGACCAGCTCGCGAACGAGGAGACCGCGTACAAGTTCTACGACGACCTCATCGGCGCGATCGAGTCGAGCGAGGCCACGTTCAGCATCGAGCACGACCGACTGGTCGAAACGCTCGCGGGGATCCGCGCCGAGGAGGCCGACGGCGCGGAGAACGTCACGAAACTCATGGAGGCACGCGAATGA
- a CDS encoding gamma-glutamyltransferase family protein: MPAPDLDRFTSRRSTVYATEGVVATSQPLAAEAGVESLREGGNAFDAAVATAAALNVVEPTSTGLGGDVFALYRTADGEVGAMSSCGGAPAEATIENVRESVETHEDADDWYPADRGAAVDSGGERGMPFLGPHAVTVPGTARGWETTVERFGRGSLNDALQPAIRYAMDGYPVSEVIADSWQAAETLFTDDNAAEAYLNDGRAPRVGERMRLPRLGESLEAIAAEGADVVYEGRIGEAIADEIQSKGGFLTTDDLAAFEPTFPDPVSTRYHGAEVYELPPNNQGLVALEALNIASEVDAGSHPLDSPERVHSFAEATKRAFHDGHRYITDPTYEDVPPLASTDWAERRAADIDATASDVTFGVPDSQAEDADTVLLCVADAAGNVVSFINSRFAGFGSGLVAGDTGIALQNRGASFSLDPDHPNSLEPGKRPFHTLIPGLVDFAPDESRDDWAAFGVMGGFMQPQGHVQVVSNVVDYDLPLQAALDLPRWRYREDGSLAIEGRMDGNLTTKLARMGHDVRVLPPVQFGGAQIARNSEGVLSGATEPRKDGTVVGY; the protein is encoded by the coding sequence ATGCCAGCACCCGACCTGGACCGATTCACCTCGCGGCGCTCGACCGTCTACGCTACCGAAGGGGTCGTCGCCACCAGCCAGCCGCTCGCCGCCGAAGCGGGCGTCGAGAGCCTCCGGGAGGGCGGCAACGCCTTCGACGCCGCCGTCGCCACCGCCGCGGCGCTCAACGTCGTCGAACCCACGAGCACGGGCCTCGGCGGCGACGTCTTCGCGCTCTATCGCACCGCCGACGGCGAGGTCGGCGCGATGTCGTCCTGTGGCGGCGCGCCCGCCGAGGCGACGATCGAGAACGTCCGCGAGTCGGTCGAGACCCACGAGGACGCCGACGACTGGTATCCCGCCGATCGGGGGGCGGCGGTCGACAGCGGCGGCGAGCGCGGGATGCCGTTCCTCGGTCCGCACGCCGTCACCGTTCCCGGGACGGCGCGAGGGTGGGAGACGACCGTCGAGCGCTTCGGCCGTGGCTCACTGAACGATGCACTCCAGCCCGCGATCCGCTATGCGATGGACGGCTACCCCGTCTCGGAGGTCATCGCCGACAGCTGGCAGGCCGCCGAAACCCTGTTCACCGACGACAACGCCGCCGAAGCCTACCTGAACGACGGGCGCGCGCCGAGGGTCGGCGAGCGCATGCGCCTGCCCCGCCTCGGCGAGAGCCTCGAAGCGATCGCCGCCGAGGGTGCGGACGTGGTCTACGAGGGCCGGATCGGTGAGGCGATCGCCGACGAGATCCAGTCGAAGGGTGGATTCCTCACGACGGACGACCTCGCGGCCTTCGAGCCGACCTTCCCCGACCCGGTCTCGACCCGCTATCACGGGGCCGAGGTCTACGAACTCCCGCCGAACAACCAGGGACTCGTCGCGCTCGAAGCCCTCAACATCGCGAGCGAGGTCGACGCCGGGAGCCATCCCCTCGACTCGCCCGAGCGCGTCCACTCCTTCGCGGAGGCCACGAAACGCGCGTTCCACGACGGCCACCGCTACATCACCGACCCGACCTACGAGGACGTGCCGCCGCTCGCATCCACCGACTGGGCCGAGCGACGCGCGGCCGACATCGACGCGACCGCAAGCGACGTGACCTTCGGGGTGCCCGACTCGCAGGCCGAGGACGCCGATACGGTCCTCCTGTGTGTCGCCGACGCCGCGGGCAACGTGGTCTCGTTCATCAACTCGCGCTTCGCGGGCTTCGGGAGCGGGTTGGTCGCCGGCGACACCGGGATCGCCCTCCAGAACCGCGGCGCGTCGTTCTCGCTCGACCCCGACCACCCGAACAGCCTCGAACCGGGCAAGCGACCGTTCCACACCCTCATCCCCGGCCTCGTGGATTTCGCGCCCGACGAGAGCCGTGACGACTGGGCCGCCTTCGGCGTGATGGGCGGGTTCATGCAGCCCCAGGGTCACGTTCAGGTGGTCTCGAACGTCGTGGACTACGACCTCCCGCTCCAGGCCGCGCTCGACTTGCCACGATGGCGCTACCGGGAGGACGGTTCGCTCGCGATCGAGGGACGGATGGATGGAAACCTCACGACCAAACTCGCGCGGATGGGTCACGACGTCCGGGTGCTTCCACCCGTGCAGTTCGGCGGGGCACAGATCGCGCGGAACAGTGAGGGCGTGCTCTCGGGCGCGACCGAACCCCGAAAGGACGGCACCGTCGTCGGTTACTGA
- a CDS encoding metal-dependent transcriptional regulator, translated as MNTAEQYLKAIYLVQQVENGPASTGRLADSLGVSPASANEMIGKLEARGLADHEKYKGVTLTDEGIERARDSLQTYCIIERFLVSVLGVEDYRTEASQLESVIDETVAERLDTIIDRECECPDCFAPDEDVCELLDAEPSAAD; from the coding sequence GTGAACACCGCCGAACAGTACCTCAAGGCGATCTACCTCGTCCAGCAGGTCGAGAACGGGCCGGCGTCTACCGGTCGGCTGGCCGACTCGCTCGGCGTGAGCCCCGCGAGCGCCAACGAGATGATCGGCAAGCTCGAAGCCCGCGGGCTCGCCGACCACGAGAAGTACAAGGGCGTGACGCTCACCGACGAGGGCATCGAGCGGGCGCGCGACTCGCTCCAGACCTACTGCATCATCGAGCGCTTTCTGGTCTCGGTGCTCGGCGTCGAGGACTACCGAACAGAGGCCAGTCAGCTCGAGAGCGTGATCGACGAGACGGTGGCCGAACGCCTCGACACCATCATCGACCGCGAGTGCGAGTGTCCCGACTGCTTCGCCCCCGACGAGGACGTGTGTGAACTCCTCGACGCCGAACCCAGCGCGGCGGACTGA
- a CDS encoding ABC transporter substrate-binding protein, whose product MTNDSSERPTRRRFLLATGAAGAAALAGCSGGGSDGGSNGSSNGSGGSPNGTAGNASGGNATAGASGGSNERGRLDLVSASVSSFDPIAASDTASGAVTTQVFDGLMTYPNGEIPVTNLIAADYEVSDDYTTYTFSLKEGVKFHNGDEVTANDFVYSYERLAASPNSQAVADILDSVGVAHETDGDDAYRPGTLATEAVDDYTFRFEIEQPFHAALQVLSNNQFAAVPEGIVGDIEGYDGEMEQGAFANDPVGAGPFRFAGMDAGTAVDVERFENYHGEVPQVSGVNWQIIEDSSSIYNYVVGRNADVFNIPTAQYQQEKATIERTDDQGRRHGTYGPLRNGATVNYLEVPSLSVYYIGFNVPNVPTPVRKAMAYALDQSTIVDQVFKGRGLPAYHYTVPSIYPGGPEAYQRHAKQQYPYGYNETRLDEARRMMEEAGYSQSDPFELGFTIYQSDTWLQTAKLLRDQLASAHIEMTIQQIQFSALLEQVQNGNVEAFTLGWIVPWAAPDAFLKHLNPATSDTSAASPESYSNQPTDTETAQRAISAWETVQNNPAPTDAAQQARNDAYVTMEEANWETVASLPVYHETTPRFWYEAVDIPPFGVAGDYKQKFNQVSISG is encoded by the coding sequence GTGACAAACGACAGCAGTGAACGGCCGACGAGGCGACGATTCCTTCTGGCGACGGGGGCGGCGGGCGCGGCCGCGCTCGCGGGCTGTTCCGGCGGGGGAAGCGACGGCGGCTCGAACGGGTCGAGTAACGGCAGTGGTGGTAGTCCCAACGGAACCGCCGGCAACGCCAGCGGCGGGAACGCCACCGCCGGCGCGAGCGGCGGGTCGAACGAGCGCGGTCGGCTCGACCTCGTCAGCGCCAGCGTCTCGTCGTTCGACCCGATCGCGGCGTCCGATACGGCCTCGGGCGCGGTGACCACGCAGGTCTTCGACGGGCTGATGACCTATCCGAACGGCGAGATACCGGTCACGAACCTCATCGCAGCCGATTACGAGGTCTCCGACGACTACACGACCTACACCTTCTCGCTGAAGGAGGGAGTGAAGTTCCACAACGGCGACGAAGTCACCGCGAACGACTTCGTCTACAGCTACGAGCGCCTCGCGGCGTCGCCGAACTCCCAGGCGGTCGCGGACATCCTCGATTCGGTCGGGGTCGCCCACGAGACCGACGGCGACGACGCCTACAGACCCGGAACGCTCGCCACCGAGGCGGTCGACGACTACACCTTCCGGTTCGAGATCGAACAGCCGTTCCACGCCGCGCTCCAGGTGCTCTCGAACAACCAGTTCGCGGCGGTCCCCGAGGGGATCGTCGGCGACATCGAGGGCTACGACGGCGAGATGGAACAGGGCGCGTTCGCGAACGACCCCGTCGGCGCGGGGCCGTTCCGGTTCGCGGGCATGGATGCCGGCACCGCGGTCGACGTCGAGCGGTTCGAGAACTACCACGGCGAGGTCCCACAGGTCTCGGGGGTCAACTGGCAGATAATCGAGGACTCGAGTTCGATCTACAACTACGTGGTCGGCCGGAACGCGGACGTCTTCAACATCCCGACCGCCCAGTACCAACAGGAGAAGGCCACGATCGAACGCACCGACGACCAGGGCCGACGCCACGGCACCTACGGCCCGCTCAGGAACGGCGCGACCGTGAACTACCTCGAAGTGCCGTCGCTGTCGGTCTACTACATCGGTTTCAACGTCCCGAACGTGCCGACGCCCGTCCGGAAGGCGATGGCGTACGCCCTCGACCAGTCCACCATCGTCGACCAGGTGTTCAAGGGGCGTGGGCTGCCGGCGTACCACTACACCGTCCCGAGCATCTACCCCGGCGGGCCGGAGGCCTACCAGCGCCACGCGAAACAGCAGTACCCCTACGGCTACAACGAGACACGCCTCGACGAGGCCCGCCGGATGATGGAGGAGGCGGGTTACAGCCAGAGCGACCCGTTCGAACTCGGGTTCACGATCTACCAGTCCGACACGTGGCTCCAGACCGCGAAGCTCCTCCGCGACCAGCTCGCGAGCGCCCACATCGAGATGACGATCCAGCAGATCCAGTTCTCGGCGTTGCTCGAACAGGTACAGAACGGCAACGTCGAGGCGTTCACCCTCGGGTGGATCGTGCCGTGGGCCGCGCCGGACGCCTTCCTCAAACACCTGAACCCGGCGACCTCGGACACCAGTGCGGCCTCGCCCGAGTCGTACTCGAACCAGCCCACCGACACCGAGACCGCCCAGCGCGCCATCTCGGCGTGGGAGACGGTCCAGAACAACCCCGCGCCGACCGACGCAGCCCAGCAGGCCCGCAACGACGCCTACGTCACGATGGAGGAGGCGAACTGGGAGACGGTGGCGAGCCTCCCGGTCTACCACGAGACGACGCCGCGGTTCTGGTACGAGGCGGTCGACATCCCGCCGTTCGGGGTCGCCGGCGACTACAAACAGAAGTTCAACCAGGTCTCCATCAGCGGCTGA
- a CDS encoding ABC transporter ATP-binding protein: MARLQLKNLHAKVAEGGEKILDGVDLEVSSGEIHALMGPNGSGKSTTAKVIAGHPAYEVTEGEVLVHLDEDEFEGMTIPEEKRIWNLLDLEPNERAAVGVFLGFQYPVEIEGVTMVNFLRTALNAKLEERDDLFEEGEEAETEEEAEDSGYDTSPMEGNADEGDVGVAEFQELMAEKMDQLDMDTTFAQRYLNAGFSGGEKKQNEVLQAAILEPSIAVLDEIDSGLDIDRLQDVSKGINALRDEQGAGILQITHYQRILDYVEPDHVHVMLDGKIATSGGPELAERLENEGYDWVREEAYETA, encoded by the coding sequence ATGGCACGGCTACAGCTCAAGAACCTTCACGCGAAGGTCGCGGAGGGCGGGGAGAAGATCCTCGACGGCGTCGACCTCGAAGTGTCGTCGGGCGAGATCCACGCACTGATGGGGCCCAACGGCTCGGGGAAGTCCACGACCGCGAAGGTCATCGCGGGCCACCCGGCCTACGAGGTCACCGAGGGCGAGGTGCTGGTCCACCTCGACGAGGACGAGTTCGAGGGGATGACGATCCCCGAGGAGAAACGGATCTGGAACCTCCTCGACCTCGAACCCAACGAACGCGCAGCGGTCGGGGTCTTCCTCGGCTTCCAGTATCCCGTCGAGATCGAGGGGGTCACGATGGTGAACTTCCTCCGGACGGCGCTGAACGCCAAGCTCGAAGAGCGCGACGACCTCTTCGAGGAGGGCGAGGAGGCCGAGACGGAGGAAGAAGCGGAGGACTCGGGCTACGACACCTCACCGATGGAGGGGAACGCCGACGAAGGCGACGTCGGCGTCGCGGAGTTCCAGGAGCTGATGGCCGAGAAGATGGACCAGCTCGACATGGACACCACGTTCGCCCAGCGCTACCTCAACGCGGGCTTCTCCGGCGGGGAGAAAAAGCAAAACGAGGTGCTCCAGGCCGCGATCCTGGAGCCGTCGATCGCCGTGCTCGACGAGATCGACTCGGGGCTCGACATCGACCGGCTGCAGGACGTCTCGAAGGGGATCAACGCGCTCCGCGACGAGCAGGGCGCGGGCATCCTCCAGATCACCCACTACCAGCGGATCCTCGACTACGTCGAGCCCGACCACGTCCACGTCATGCTCGACGGGAAGATCGCCACCAGCGGCGGGCCCGAGCTCGCCGAACGCCTCGAGAACGAGGGTTACGACTGGGTCCGCGAAGAGGCATACGAGACAGCCTGA
- the sufD gene encoding Fe-S cluster assembly protein SufD has translation MSTQLHANLTEEQVREISNRLDEPEWLLQQRLDALGALSELDMPDVIRTPGRNWTNLYDLDFESLVDPLNAAEEKDQVGPDEVEVMSIAEALDDHEELVREHFGSVIDPQENYLTALQTALFSTGTVVVVPDGVDAEDITVRTRMNSRSLFNYTLVVTGKSSSATILERQTTGDEVDGERYYSGLVEIAAGENSNVQYGSLQNLDETSYDYTLKRGHADTNATLNWIEGNVGSRLTKSSVETRLLGEGSETHIVGAFFGHNDQHFDVASRVWHEAEHTTADLVTRGVLDDRARSVYEGVQDVGRDAWNTSSYQRENTLMLSDESEADASPKLIINNHDTEASHAASVGQVDELDLFYMTSRGVSPRTARNMLVEGFFVPVLEEIAVEEFRDDLSELVAARLRE, from the coding sequence ATGAGTACACAGCTACACGCAAACCTCACCGAGGAGCAGGTACGGGAGATATCGAACCGACTCGACGAGCCCGAGTGGCTGCTACAGCAGCGCCTCGACGCGCTCGGCGCGCTCTCGGAGCTCGACATGCCGGACGTGATCCGGACGCCGGGTCGTAACTGGACCAACCTCTACGACCTCGACTTCGAGTCGCTGGTCGACCCGCTGAACGCGGCCGAGGAGAAGGACCAGGTGGGCCCCGACGAGGTCGAGGTCATGTCGATCGCCGAGGCGCTCGACGACCACGAGGAGCTCGTTCGCGAGCACTTCGGCAGCGTCATCGACCCCCAGGAGAACTACCTCACGGCGCTCCAGACCGCGCTGTTCTCGACCGGAACGGTGGTCGTCGTCCCCGACGGCGTCGACGCCGAGGACATCACGGTGCGGACCCGGATGAACTCCCGGTCGCTGTTCAACTACACCCTCGTCGTTACTGGAAAATCGAGTTCGGCGACGATCCTCGAACGCCAGACGACCGGTGACGAGGTGGACGGCGAGCGCTACTACTCCGGGCTGGTGGAGATCGCGGCGGGCGAGAACTCCAACGTCCAGTACGGCTCGCTCCAGAACCTCGACGAGACGAGCTACGACTACACACTGAAACGGGGTCACGCGGACACCAACGCCACGCTCAACTGGATCGAGGGCAACGTCGGCTCGCGGCTCACGAAGTCCTCGGTCGAGACGCGACTGCTGGGGGAGGGCTCCGAGACCCACATCGTGGGTGCGTTCTTCGGCCACAACGACCAGCACTTCGACGTCGCCTCGCGGGTGTGGCACGAGGCCGAACACACGACCGCCGACCTCGTGACCCGCGGCGTGCTCGACGACCGCGCCCGGTCGGTCTACGAGGGCGTCCAGGACGTCGGCCGGGACGCGTGGAACACGAGTTCCTACCAGCGCGAGAACACCCTGATGCTGAGCGACGAATCGGAGGCCGACGCCTCGCCGAAGCTCATCATCAACAACCACGACACCGAGGCCTCCCACGCCGCGTCGGTGGGGCAGGTCGACGAACTCGACCTGTTCTACATGACCTCGCGCGGGGTCTCGCCGCGGACGGCACGGAACATGCTCGTGGAGGGCTTCTTCGTGCCGGTGCTCGAGGAGATAGCGGTCGAGGAGTTCCGCGACGACCTCTCGGAGCTCGTGGCGGCACGCCTTCGGGAGTAA
- a CDS encoding LURP-one-related/scramblase family protein, with protein MSHTDDVLAGIELTDDEYRVVQSLVRNKYRAYDSTGDVVLKGSQKMFRLKEEFPFVGPDGDPVFTVTAGGILDVAGNYTLTDDVTGEPVVVLDRQWTMLTDKWTLRDPDDESVIARIESGSMLADLLRYATDLFSFIPHSYEITDAGGGHVGSIDGRFSLRDEYTVRIDDASDVPKEAVVAAAMVIDAIEGN; from the coding sequence ATGTCGCACACCGACGACGTTCTCGCGGGTATCGAACTCACCGACGACGAGTACCGGGTCGTACAGTCGCTGGTTCGGAACAAGTACCGGGCCTACGACTCGACGGGCGACGTGGTCCTCAAGGGCTCACAGAAGATGTTCCGGCTGAAGGAGGAGTTCCCGTTCGTCGGCCCGGACGGCGACCCGGTGTTCACCGTCACGGCGGGCGGCATCCTCGACGTCGCCGGCAACTACACCCTCACCGACGACGTCACCGGCGAACCGGTGGTCGTCCTCGACAGACAGTGGACGATGCTGACCGACAAGTGGACCCTCCGCGACCCGGACGACGAGTCCGTCATCGCGCGGATCGAATCCGGGAGCATGCTCGCGGACCTCCTCAGATACGCCACCGACCTCTTCTCGTTCATCCCCCATTCGTACGAGATCACCGACGCCGGTGGCGGCCACGTGGGGTCGATCGACGGTCGGTTCTCGCTCCGCGACGAGTACACCGTCAGGATCGACGACGCGAGCGACGTTCCGAAGGAGGCCGTGGTCGCGGCCGCGATGGTGATCGACGCCATCGAGGGGAACTGA
- a CDS encoding ZIP family metal transporter, with product MWEPEATVVKSISGVGGALVEFEPGTGVVFAAAIALAVVHLLAGGLRAIDRVPRSGWLSFGGGISVAYVFVHLFPELEERGEILEESDVFVAAFFEHHVYLVALAGFAVFYGLERLVTRSQQDDTSFEISLPDAGVFWIHIGSFALYNGIIGYLLHDRAGPTATVLFAVAMGVHFVVNDSSLREDHEHRYHDVGRWVLSSAVVVGAAIGAFFEVGEALVAVLVAFLAGGIILNVIKEELPENFESRWWAFAAGAVGYTAVLLLV from the coding sequence GTGTGGGAACCCGAAGCCACCGTCGTGAAGAGCATCTCGGGAGTCGGGGGCGCTCTCGTCGAGTTCGAACCCGGAACCGGGGTGGTTTTCGCGGCGGCCATCGCGCTCGCGGTCGTCCACTTGCTCGCGGGCGGGCTCCGTGCCATCGATCGTGTCCCGCGAAGCGGATGGCTCTCGTTCGGGGGCGGCATCTCGGTCGCGTACGTCTTCGTTCACCTGTTCCCCGAACTCGAAGAACGAGGCGAAATACTCGAAGAGAGCGACGTGTTCGTCGCGGCTTTCTTCGAGCATCACGTCTATCTCGTCGCGCTCGCCGGATTCGCCGTGTTCTACGGTCTCGAACGGCTGGTCACCCGCTCACAACAGGACGACACCTCGTTCGAGATCTCGCTGCCGGATGCTGGGGTCTTCTGGATCCATATCGGTTCGTTCGCGCTCTACAACGGGATCATCGGCTACCTCCTCCACGATCGGGCCGGTCCCACGGCGACCGTGCTGTTCGCCGTCGCCATGGGAGTGCACTTCGTCGTCAACGACTCCAGTCTGCGCGAGGACCACGAACACCGATATCACGACGTCGGTCGGTGGGTGCTCTCGTCCGCGGTCGTCGTCGGGGCGGCCATCGGCGCGTTCTTCGAGGTCGGCGAAGCGCTCGTCGCCGTGTTGGTCGCCTTCCTCGCTGGCGGGATCATTCTCAACGTGATCAAAGAGGAGCTCCCGGAGAACTTCGAGAGCCGATGGTGGGCGTTCGCGGCCGGCGCGGTCGGCTACACTGCCGTCTTGCTTCTCGTCTGA
- the sufB gene encoding Fe-S cluster assembly protein SufB — protein MSSDQDHLRETDSEKRFEFKKDEASAFRTEKGALDEETIRVISEDKDEPEWMLERRLRALRQFHAMPMPTDWPGQPDLSEVDIEEIVPYIRPDVDVRGGVDDWNDLPEDIKDTFDQLGIPEAEKNALSGVGAQYESEVVYQNMQERWEEKGVIFCNMDEAVQEHPELVKEHFMTENVPPSDNKFAALHGAIWSGGSFVYIPEGVTVEMPVQAYFRMNSEGMGQFEHTLIIAEEGSEVHYIEGCSAPQYSTFNLHSGGVEVFVGEDAHVQYSTVQNWSKNTYNLNTKRAICEANGTMEWVSGSMGSKATMLYPSTILKGRGATDNHITIAFAGEGQNIDTGAKVYHNAPRTKSTIESKSISKDGGRTNYRGLVHISDGAEHSSTSVECDALMFDNESTSDTMPYMEIEESKVDVAHEATVGKIGDEDVFYLQSRGLDDDDAKQMIVAGFIEPITEELPIEYAVELNRLIELEMEGSLG, from the coding sequence ATGAGTTCAGACCAAGACCACCTGCGCGAGACCGACTCCGAGAAGCGCTTCGAGTTCAAGAAGGACGAGGCCTCCGCGTTCAGAACCGAGAAAGGCGCACTCGACGAGGAGACCATCCGGGTCATCTCCGAGGACAAGGACGAGCCCGAGTGGATGCTCGAGCGCCGCCTCCGCGCGCTCCGCCAGTTCCACGCGATGCCGATGCCGACCGACTGGCCGGGCCAGCCCGACCTCTCGGAGGTCGACATCGAGGAGATCGTCCCCTACATCCGACCGGACGTCGACGTCCGCGGCGGCGTCGACGACTGGAACGACCTCCCCGAGGACATCAAGGACACCTTCGACCAGCTGGGGATCCCCGAGGCCGAGAAGAACGCGCTCTCGGGCGTCGGTGCCCAGTACGAGTCGGAGGTCGTCTACCAGAACATGCAGGAGCGCTGGGAGGAGAAGGGCGTCATCTTCTGCAACATGGACGAGGCGGTCCAGGAACACCCCGAGCTCGTCAAGGAACACTTCATGACGGAGAACGTCCCGCCGTCGGACAACAAGTTCGCGGCGCTCCACGGCGCGATCTGGTCCGGTGGGAGCTTCGTCTACATCCCCGAAGGTGTCACCGTCGAGATGCCCGTCCAGGCCTACTTCCGCATGAACTCGGAGGGGATGGGCCAGTTCGAGCACACCCTCATCATCGCCGAGGAGGGCTCGGAGGTCCACTACATCGAGGGCTGTTCGGCCCCGCAGTACTCGACGTTCAACCTCCACTCCGGCGGCGTCGAGGTCTTCGTCGGCGAGGACGCCCACGTCCAGTATTCGACCGTCCAGAACTGGTCGAAGAACACCTACAACCTCAACACCAAGCGCGCGATCTGTGAGGCCAACGGCACGATGGAGTGGGTCTCGGGCTCGATGGGCTCGAAGGCCACGATGCTCTACCCCTCGACCATCCTGAAAGGCCGCGGCGCGACCGACAACCACATCACGATCGCCTTCGCGGGCGAGGGCCAGAACATCGACACCGGCGCGAAGGTCTACCACAACGCGCCACGGACCAAGTCCACGATCGAATCGAAGTCGATCTCGAAGGACGGCGGCCGGACCAACTACCGTGGCCTGGTCCACATCTCGGACGGCGCGGAGCACTCCTCGACCTCCGTCGAGTGTGACGCGCTGATGTTCGACAACGAGTCGACCTCCGATACGATGCCGTACATGGAGATCGAGGAGTCGAAAGTCGACGTCGCCCACGAGGCGACGGTCGGGAAGATCGGCGACGAGGACGTCTTCTACCTCCAGTCGCGCGGGCTGGACGACGACGACGCCAAACAGATGATCGTCGCCGGCTTCATCGAACCGATCACCGAAGAGCTCCCGATCGAGTACGCGGTCGAGCTCAACCGACTGATCGAACTCGAGATGGAGGGGAGCCTCGGGTAA
- a CDS encoding OFA family MFS transporter, which produces MASDIDHGARAKEVLGRSRWWQVVAAALMMGLISPYQYVWSSIEGPLAADLNVQLSALGVVFTLFVAIQSLSQFPVGIWRDNHGPRTISLVAGVLAGGGYLGLAYASAIWQVYLLYSLGALGVGIVYTVAVNTALKWFPDKRGLTTGIGTMAFAAGSAAFIPYVRANTGIGAYSEVLRNMGLLIGVGILVGALALRDPPEDWLVDGNEDDTRTSADGGVSNPDTRRQYTPREVLRTWQFWVLFVTFTFVNAAGLLVTAKVVSFAQSFGLAAAVATTSATVLALVGGLSRVVVGGVSDRVSRKWAIVVMSLVSGFGLFAMVWLGRLGSGVGFIAAVVVTTFFWSPQFTLYPSLVGDYYGEANSSSNYALVYMGKVGGGVLGGAVAGWLIAVAGWTPTFLAGGVLAILAGLMSIALRPPE; this is translated from the coding sequence GTGGCGTCCGACATCGACCACGGGGCACGCGCGAAGGAGGTTCTGGGCCGGTCGCGCTGGTGGCAGGTCGTCGCCGCCGCGCTGATGATGGGGCTCATCAGTCCCTACCAGTACGTCTGGTCGTCGATCGAGGGCCCGCTCGCCGCCGACCTCAACGTCCAGCTCTCGGCGCTCGGCGTGGTCTTCACGCTGTTCGTCGCGATCCAGTCGCTCTCGCAGTTCCCGGTGGGGATCTGGCGCGACAACCACGGCCCCCGGACCATCAGCCTCGTCGCGGGCGTGCTCGCCGGCGGGGGCTACCTCGGATTAGCCTACGCGAGCGCGATCTGGCAGGTCTACCTGCTCTACTCGCTCGGCGCGCTCGGGGTCGGTATCGTCTACACGGTGGCGGTGAACACCGCGCTCAAGTGGTTCCCCGACAAGCGTGGGCTCACCACCGGGATCGGCACGATGGCCTTCGCCGCCGGGAGCGCCGCGTTCATCCCCTACGTCCGCGCGAACACGGGTATCGGAGCCTACTCGGAGGTCCTCCGGAACATGGGCCTCCTGATCGGGGTCGGTATCCTCGTCGGCGCGCTCGCGCTCCGCGACCCGCCGGAGGACTGGCTGGTCGACGGGAACGAGGACGATACACGGACCTCCGCCGACGGGGGAGTTTCGAACCCGGACACCCGCCGCCAGTACACCCCGCGCGAGGTGCTCCGGACCTGGCAGTTCTGGGTCCTCTTCGTGACCTTCACGTTCGTCAACGCCGCCGGATTGCTGGTGACCGCGAAGGTGGTCTCGTTCGCCCAGAGCTTCGGCCTCGCCGCCGCGGTCGCCACCACCTCCGCGACGGTGCTCGCCCTGGTCGGCGGCCTGAGTCGGGTCGTCGTCGGCGGGGTTTCGGATCGAGTCTCCCGGAAGTGGGCCATCGTGGTGATGTCGCTGGTCTCGGGGTTCGGGTTGTTCGCGATGGTCTGGCTCGGTCGGCTGGGGTCCGGGGTGGGGTTCATCGCCGCCGTCGTCGTCACCACCTTCTTCTGGAGCCCGCAGTTCACGCTCTATCCCAGTCTCGTCGGCGACTACTACGGCGAAGCCAACTCCTCCAGTAACTACGCGCTGGTCTACATGGGCAAGGTCGGCGGCGGCGTGCTCGGCGGCGCGGTCGCGGGCTGGCTGATCGCGGTCGCGGGCTGGACGCCGACCTTCCTCGCCGGCGGCGTGCTCGCGATCCTCGCCGGCCTCATGTCCATCGCCCTCAGACCGCCCGAATGA